A genomic region of Kluyveromyces marxianus DMKU3-1042 DNA, complete genome, chromosome 5 contains the following coding sequences:
- a CDS encoding zinc-binding alcohol dehydrogenase family protein, whose amino-acid sequence MTTLKRPFEQYNIVQETIPGVHEEIKRFKSSRDEEYHNTIEHIPATQKGLVVTSFSEDLKLETNLPVPQKLQPYEILIKNKFIGLNHVDWKSKKYRFSIYSFPWVNGRESSGIVVKRGEKVDLKKFPLGCEVFIASTTYRDLRTSTFQEYTVFDSRLVWRVPEKVGLDFASGIGVSLVTAGAALPLKNYSQVDSEKKQSIIIWGGSTAVGIFVVQLAKSLGFKTIIAITSKKHEKYLHSLGATHVIHRELTEDMIIKTVKKISPNGVAHGVDLISKKTATVLSSVLLPESTLICAAGCPNQEDLKDKKIIAEPINLKRFHEDLDYGQEFVRYTSELFEKNRLKPLSNLKLFKGFDNFCQGIRNGLRELEERGASAEKYVVII is encoded by the coding sequence ATGACGACTCTCAAAAGACCTTTCGAACAGTACAACATTGTCCAAGAGACAATTCCCGGAGTGCATGAGGAGATTAAACGATTTAAGAGTAGCAGAGACGAAGAGTATCATAACACCATCGAACATATACCAGCAACACAAAAAGGGTTGGTAGTAACTTCATTCTCCGAAGATTTAAAGCTTGAGACTAATTTGCCTGTACCACAAAAGTTGCAGCCCTACGAAATCCTAATAAAAAACAAGTTCATCGGTTTAAATCATGTTGATTGGAAGAGCAAGAAATACAGGTTCAGCATTTATTCATTCCCTTGGGTAAACGGTAGAGAATCCTCCGGTATTGTAGTGAAGCGAGGTGAGAAGGTTGACCTTAAAAAGTTTCCTCTTGGATGTGAAGTGTTTATTGCAAGCACAACATACAGAGACCTCAGAACATCAACATTTCAAGAGTATACTGTTTTTGATTCACGCCTGGTATGGAGGGTTCCGGAGAAGGTCGGCTTAGATTTCGCTTCTGGAATTGGCGTCAGTTTAGTAACAGCGGGCGCAGCTCTACCGTTAAAAAACTATTCCCAAGTAGACtctgaaaagaaacaaagtaTTATAATCTGGGGAGGTTCAACTGCTGTGGGCATATTTGTAGTTCAACTTGCAAAAAGCCTTGGTTTCAAAACCATCATTGCGATCACATCAAAAAAACATGAAAAGTACCTACATTCACTTGGGGCAACCCATGTGATACACAGAGAGCTCACAGAAGACATGATAATAAAGACGGTGAAGAAAATTAGTCCAAATGGTGTGGCTCATGGTGTTGATTTAATTTCTAAGAAGACAGCAACGGTTCTATCTTCGGTTTTGCTGCCTGAAAGCACTCTTATTTGTGCTGCTGGTTGCCCTAACCAGGAAGATCTTAAAGACAAGAAAATAATTGCAGAACCTATTAACCTGAAGAGATTTCACGAGGACTTGGATTATGGGCAGGAGTTTGTCAGGTACACTTCAGAGCTTTTCGAAAAGAATCGTCTCAAACCCTTATCTAATCTAAAACTGTTCAAGGGCTTTGATAATTTCTGTCAAGGAATCAGGAATGGACTCAGGGAACTCGAGGAAAGAGGGGCAAGTGCAGAAAAATATGTTGTTATCATTTAA